The Toxoplasma gondii ME49 chromosome III, whole genome shotgun sequence genome includes a window with the following:
- a CDS encoding Tim10/DDP family zinc finger superfamily protein (encoded by transcript TGME49_254610) has protein sequence MDSDIPADKMQEMETQLAMLLEGQRQTMKLLDRCFSRCIDVPGNSLTSGQQQCVSNCTKTYWQASMFCTERLRGLAEKELQAQGSASGFSR, from the exons ATGGATTCGGACATTCCCGCTGACAAGATGCAGGAGATGGAAACGCAGCTCGCC ATGCTGCTCGAGGGCCAGCGACAGACAATGAAGTTGCTGGACAGGTGCTTCAGTCGCTGCATTGACGTACCAG GGAATTCTCTGACCTCGGGCCAGCAGCAGTGCGTCAGCAACTGCACCAAGACCTACTGGCAGGCTTCCATGTTTTGCACAGA GAGACTGCGGGGTTTGGCTGAGAAGGAGCTCCAGGCACAAGGCAGTGCCTCCGGATTCTCTCGGTGA
- a CDS encoding hypothetical protein (encoded by transcript TGME49_254606), which produces MWQSQPFQPTLSLRCGEAIIPRATFFFAVTRKGVLHSLNYYPCMPQDDRKKLVLCKEDPHCLDSPPFSEHRRDAGIRENRIRFTSIYRTSGGSTMIVTAVWPFKAVSAKQTDRIDCCRACCERDSLVVCRMN; this is translated from the coding sequence ATGTGGCAATCGCAACCTTTTCAGCCGACACTTTCGTTAAGGTGTGGGGAGGCTATCATTCCGAGGGCtactttcttctttgctgtGACCCGTAAGGGAGTTCTTCACAGTTTGAATTATTACCCCTGTATGCCACAAGATGATCGCAAGAAATTGGTATTGTGCAAGGAAGACCCACACTGTTTGGACTCTCCCCCTTTTTCGGAACATCGTCGTGATGCCGGGATACGAGAGAATCGTATTAGATTCACGTCAATCTATAGAACCTCCGGTGGAAGCACAATGATTGTCACAGCGGTTTGGCCGTTTAAGGCGGTGTCTGCCAAGCAAACTGATCGTATTGATTGCTGCCGTGCCTGTTGTGAGCGTGACAGCCTGGTAGTTTGTCGGATGAACTGA
- a CDS encoding hypothetical protein (encoded by transcript TGME49_254590): protein MGPKQPKKAGAAYPDRPKYTYEAPEFKPSTRADSEIEVKVRLANPSSRDLEFTMIGDKFTSFEVIRQAILKRHGGSIVEVFMCINHFNRDDCVDVTKQLKDYGITSGHCTIYYDFTPFSSPLLAA from the exons ATGGGACCAAAACAGCCAAAGAAAGCCGGGGCTGCGTACCCGGACCGACCAAAGTACACGTATGAGGCACCGGAGTTCAAGCCGTCGACTAGAGCGGACTCTGAGATCGAAGTCAAAGTGCGATTAGCCAACCCCAGTTCAAGAGATTTGGAGTTTACAATGATCGGGGACAAGTTCACGAGTTTTGAAGTGATTCGGCAG GCCATACTCAAGCGTCACGGTGGCAGTATTGTTGAAGTCTTCATGTGTATCAATCACTTCAATCGAGACGACTGCGTCGACGTGACTAAGCAACTGAAGGACTACGGGATCACGTCCGGGCACTGCACTATATACTACGACTTTACGCCCTTTTCTAGTCCTCTTCTGGCTGCATGA
- a CDS encoding UDP-galactose transporter family protein (encoded by transcript TGME49_254580~Predicted trans-membrane domain (TMHMM2.0):67-86:105-128:148-168:196-219:231-251:265-288:300-320:348-371), producing MAAGSAMVDKGVSPVARRKDKHVTGAGPSSPFSNLSTTSGQDEAQSKAGSPVAQEKATGVDSTNVRQVLLMVVIVTGIYFFFLMFGYYQEQIYHQVDPTTGKRFSFSFFLVFVICASNSFFSLGLLLLQTRGNAQKAFHVLDTFIFREVLFISLSYSGAMLCTNYALTHVNYPTQVLVKSAKMVPIVLGGFFVFRKTYPWYDYLSVAVVTVSLVLFNFAKAGSSSKHTESTAVGILLLCVSLFCDGLTGPRQDRLMARYTNLGPVLMMFLTNLFSTVWTAIASLLIEGEQPFLFLKHDPDALGSFAAFTVSGSLGQLFIYQSLRAFGSLYTSLFTTLRKATSTVLSVYIFGHHMTPVQWISMFCIFLTLLVQSYCSKKFKKHGKGHRHHGHHGHKEPASPTAHGGENALKKQC from the exons ATGGCCGCAGGGTCCGCTATGGTGGACAAGGGCGTTTCGCCGGTTGCTCGTCGGAAAGACAAACATGTGACCGGCGCGGGGCCCTCCTCCCCGTTTAGCAACCTTTCCACGACCTCCGGGCAGGATGAGGCCCAGAGCAAGGCTGGTTCGCCTGTCGCCCAAGAGAAGGCGACCGGCGTGGACAGCACCAACGTCCGGCAAGTTCTTCTGATGGTTGTGATTGTCACGGGGATCtactttttcttcctcatgTTTGGGTACTATCAGGAACAGATCTACCACCAGGTGGACCCGACTACCGGAAAGCGcttttcgttctcctttttcctcgtcttcgtcatcTGCGCCTCCAACAGCTTCTTCAGTCTTGgcttgctgcttctgcagacgcGAGGCAACGCACAAAAGGCCTTCCACGTTCTAGACACGTTCATTTTCAGAGAGGTTCTCTTCATTTCCCTCTCGTACTCGGGCGCAATGCTCTGCACGAACTATGCGCTCACGCATGTCAACTATCCAACGCAAGTCCTCGTGAAGTCTGCGAAAATGGTTCCGATCGTCCTGggcggcttcttcgttttcc GCAAGACGTACCCGTGGTATGACTACCTGTCTGTGGCGGTTGTCACCGTTTCGTTGGTTCTTTTCAACTTCGCGAAGGCAGGAAGCAGCAGCAAACACACCGAGAGCACAGCCGTTGGCATCTTGCTGctttgcgtgtctctgttttgcGACGGGCTCACTGGACCCCGCCAAGATCGGCTGATGGCAAGGTACACGAACCTCGGTCCCGTTCTGATGATGTTTTTGACGAATCTTTTCTCGACAGTTTGGACGGCGATCGCCTCTCTGCTGATTGAAGGCGAACAGCCGTTCCTTTTCCTGAAGCATGACCCAGACGCTTTAGGTAGTTTCGCGGCTTTTACTGTCAGCGGCTCTCTCGGCCAGCTGTTCATTTATCAGTCGCTCCGAGCGTTCGGGAGTCTGTACACCAGCTTGTTCACGACTCTGCGGAAGGCGACCAGCACAGTCCTCAGTGTGTACATTTTCGGACACCACATGACGCCTGTCCAGTGGATCAGCATGTTTTGCATTTTCCTCACACTCTTAGTTCAGAGCTACTGCTCAAAGAAATTCAAAAAGCATGGCAAGGGCCACCGGCACCACGGCCACCATGGCCACAAAGAGCCGGCCTCCCCCACTGCTCACGGCGGTGAGAATGCCCTGAAGAAGCAGTGCTGA
- the RPL39 gene encoding ribosomal protein RPL39 (encoded by transcript TGME49_254620) — protein MLVHHDLFRFILHVNSYEGSIKGLSLKKHLGRKQKQNRPIPPWIRMRTGSKIRYNAKRRHWRRTKLGM, from the exons ATGTTGGTTCACCACGACCTTTTCCGCTTCATTCTACACGTCAATTCGTACGAG GGATCCATCAAGGGTCTGTCGCTGAAGAAGCACCTGGGtcggaagcagaagcagaaccGGCCGATCCCCCCGTGGATCCGCATGCGGACTGGCTCAAAGATCAG GTACAATGCCAAGCGCAGACATTGGCGCCGAACCAAGTTGGGCATGTAA
- a CDS encoding hypothetical protein (encoded by transcript TGME49_254603~Signal peptide predicted by SignalP 2.0 HMM (probability 0.963) with cleavage site probability 0.431 at residue 18), whose protein sequence is MIFRQLLSCLVHVAAISAACIFPGFGVSGKESVVGESRPHKAHLQNYSNVETATTNAFQISSDVYDPSAARCSHLSLNTRPCSFQGNMGKSSSVQETPRLSKKTAGDPVREHTDNVLLLRQSKAASTSPVKRVTNGSIRTDETTHSGCEEDEFQDVIRTEEMDPQVVLVESSKNRGLYLRPPQLPSDISATELSTFLARLMGSPLLFYGPFDNPDDPTLLTAAALEAATYWSKSIENLGTVLDVLYTAWERLILLPFSIKRSRSSFLKQPAQPDPVIPSPGSPQPNPAPSPGNPQPGPSPSPGGSR, encoded by the coding sequence ATGATTTTCCGCCAGCTGCTTTCGTGTCTTGTACACGTCGCCGCTATCAGTGCGGCGTGTATCTTCCCTGGATTCGGCGTCAGCGGGAAAGAATCTGTCGTGGGGGAGTCTAGACCTCACAAAGCGCATCTACAGAACTATTCGAACGTTGAGACAGCAACCACAAATGCTTTTCAAATTTCATCCGACGTGTACGACCCGTCGGCTGCAAGATGCAGCCATCTATCACTCAACACACGTCCCTGCTCTTTTCAAGGAAACATGGGCAAGTCTTCTAGTGTCCAAGAAACACCTCGGCtttcgaagaagacggcgggGGATCCTGTGAGAGAACACACGGACAACGTTCTCTTGCTAAGACAGAGCAAAGCCGCTTCCACCAGTCCAGTAAAAAGAGTGACCAACGGAAGCATTCGCACGGACGAGACCACTCACAGCGGgtgcgaggaagacgaattTCAAGATGTGATCCGTACCGAGGAAATGGACCCACAGGTTGTTCTGGTTGAATCTTCCAAAAATCGTGGCCTCTATCTACGTCCTCCCCAGCTTCCTAGCGACATTTCAGCTACTGAACTGTCGACGTTTCTTGCACGGCTGATGGGATCTCCACTGTTGTTTTACGGCCCTTTCGACAATCCTGATGACCCCACACTCTTGACCGCTGCTGCCTTAGAAGCCGCCACATATTGGTCGAAATCTATTGAAAATTTGGGCACTGTTCTTGATGTTTTGTATACTGCCTGGGAACGTCTGAttctccttcccttcagCATCAAACGCTCACGGTCATCCTTTCTGAAACAGCCTGCACAACCGGATCCAGTGATTCCCTCTCCTGGCTCACCGCAACCCAATCCTGCCCCTTCTCCCGGTAATCCTCAGCCTGGACCCTCTCCTTCGCCCGGTGGCTCACGTTAG
- a CDS encoding ubiquitin family protein (encoded by transcript TGME49_254600), with translation MQILIKTLTGRKQSFNFEPDNTVLHVKQALQEKEGIDVKQIRLIYSGKQMSDELKLSDYKVVPGCTIHMVLQLRGGC, from the coding sequence ATGCAGATCCTCATCAAAACCCTAACAGGCAGGAAACAGTCTTTCAACTTCGAGCCTGACAATACTGTGCTTCACGTGAAGCAAGCTCtccaagagaaagaaggcatCGATGTGAAGCAGATACGCCTCATTTACTCCGGCAAACAAATGAGTGATGAACTGAAGTTGTCGGATTACAAAGTTGTCCCAGGCTGCACGATACACATGGTATTGCAGCTGCGGGGAGGCTGCTAG